One stretch of Litoribrevibacter albus DNA includes these proteins:
- the urtA gene encoding urea ABC transporter substrate-binding protein, which yields MKSIKRLTQFSALALSVSFGSAVMAADDTIKVGVLHSLSGTMAISETTLKDTVLMMIEEQNKAGGLLGKKLEPVVVDPASNWPLFAEKGRELLSKEKVDVIFGCWTSVSRKSVLPVVEELNGLMFYPVQYEGEESSKNVFYTGAAPNQQAIPAVDYLMSEEGGSVERFVLAGTDYVYPRTTNKILEAYLKAKGVAEKDIMINYTPFGQSDWQTIVSDIKKFGAAGKKTAVISTINGDANVPFYKELGNQGVSAEDIPVIAFSVGEEELSGIDTSPLVGHLAAWNYFQSAESEANEEFIEKWKKHVGNAERVTNDPMEATYIGFKMWAKAVEIAGTEDVDAVREAMYGITVPNLTGGTAVMNTNHHLTKPVLIGEIQDDGQFEIVWQTKKGVIGDAWTDHLPSSAKVVADWTAPINCGNYNIETSVCSGQNYE from the coding sequence ATGAAAAGCATAAAAAGACTCACACAATTCTCTGCTCTGGCGTTGTCGGTATCATTTGGCTCTGCTGTGATGGCGGCTGATGACACCATCAAAGTGGGTGTATTGCACTCGCTTTCGGGCACCATGGCGATCTCTGAAACCACGTTGAAAGACACCGTATTGATGATGATCGAAGAGCAGAACAAAGCTGGCGGTCTTCTTGGTAAGAAACTGGAGCCTGTGGTTGTAGACCCGGCTTCGAACTGGCCTTTATTTGCAGAGAAAGGTCGCGAGCTGCTTTCAAAAGAAAAAGTAGACGTAATCTTCGGTTGCTGGACATCGGTATCTCGTAAGTCAGTGCTTCCAGTCGTTGAAGAGCTGAACGGTTTGATGTTCTACCCGGTTCAGTACGAAGGTGAAGAATCCTCGAAGAACGTGTTCTACACAGGGGCTGCGCCAAACCAACAGGCGATTCCAGCGGTTGATTACCTAATGAGCGAAGAAGGTGGCAGCGTTGAGCGATTCGTTCTTGCAGGCACAGACTACGTTTACCCTCGAACCACAAACAAGATTCTTGAAGCCTATCTGAAAGCCAAAGGCGTGGCTGAAAAAGACATCATGATCAACTACACGCCGTTCGGCCAATCTGACTGGCAAACCATCGTAAGCGACATCAAAAAGTTCGGTGCTGCTGGCAAGAAAACGGCAGTAATCTCAACCATTAACGGTGATGCAAACGTACCTTTCTACAAAGAATTGGGTAACCAAGGCGTATCAGCTGAAGACATTCCGGTGATTGCGTTCTCGGTAGGTGAAGAAGAACTGTCTGGTATCGACACCAGCCCATTGGTTGGTCACCTGGCGGCTTGGAACTACTTCCAAAGTGCTGAAAGCGAAGCCAACGAAGAGTTCATCGAGAAGTGGAAGAAACACGTCGGCAATGCTGAGCGCGTAACCAATGACCCAATGGAAGCCACGTACATCGGCTTCAAAATGTGGGCAAAAGCGGTTGAAATTGCAGGTACAGAAGACGTGGACGCAGTGCGCGAAGCCATGTACGGCATCACAGTACCTAACCTGACCGGCGGCACAGCCGTAATGAACACCAACCACCACCTTACCAAACCGGTATTGATCGGTGAAATCCAGGACGACGGTCAATTTGAAATCGTTTGGCAAACCAAGAAAGGCGTGATCGGTGATGCCTGGACTGACCACTTGCCAAGCAGTGCCAAGGTGGTTGCAGATTGGACCGCTCCAATCAACTGTGGTAACTACAACATCGAAACCAGCGTATGTTCTGGTCAGAACTACGAATAA
- the urtB gene encoding urea ABC transporter permease subunit UrtB produces MTRFKLIFALFTSLLLASISYGSPTSLQSQFEGLKSKKANDRIEAVQAIASTGDAQASTVLNQMLDGKLYYVKATGQFVYIEKGEGKQYTAYSALTNEIIGDFKKSKLQKIKVNNKIRGEIRNALAGLQLNAKDEDTRLTAVRNLRDALESELLPTLTAKLDTETSPDVLEAITTTIAAIQLKHGDLSTQTSAAKQLESSDDPKVLVLLNQTKTSAKDKTLIATIDKSIEAIESRQELYGVAENLFFGLSLGSVLLLAAIGLAITFGVMGVINMAHGEMMMLGAYTTFGIQWLFPNLIDYSLFIAIPAAFLVSGLVGILIERTVIRHLYGRPLETLLATFGISLILQQAIRTLVSPLNQSVENPSWMSGSLEITESFALTYNRLYIIIFSVIIFFALMMLLKKSLFGLQMRAVTQNRAMANSMGIRSSWVDALTFGLGSGVAGIAGVALSQITNVGPNLGQNYIIDSFMVVVFGGVGNLWGTLVAAMGLGVVNKLIEPWAGAVIAKIIVLVFIILFIQRRPRGLFALKGRAVEG; encoded by the coding sequence ATGACCAGGTTCAAACTCATTTTCGCGTTGTTCACATCGCTTCTCCTGGCAAGCATAAGCTACGGCTCGCCCACATCCTTACAATCTCAATTTGAAGGGCTTAAATCTAAAAAAGCCAACGACCGTATTGAAGCGGTTCAAGCCATTGCCTCCACCGGAGACGCACAAGCTTCAACCGTGCTGAACCAAATGTTGGACGGCAAACTTTATTACGTTAAAGCCACTGGCCAATTTGTTTACATTGAAAAAGGCGAAGGTAAGCAATACACCGCCTACAGTGCTCTAACGAATGAAATCATTGGCGATTTCAAGAAAAGCAAACTTCAAAAAATCAAAGTAAATAACAAGATTCGTGGTGAAATTCGAAACGCACTTGCTGGCTTACAACTGAATGCCAAAGATGAAGACACTCGGCTGACTGCCGTTCGCAATCTCAGAGATGCGTTAGAAAGCGAGTTATTACCAACACTTACAGCAAAGCTGGACACAGAAACCTCTCCCGATGTGTTAGAAGCAATTACCACGACCATTGCTGCCATTCAACTCAAACACGGTGACTTATCAACACAAACCTCCGCTGCTAAACAACTGGAAAGCAGTGACGATCCTAAAGTACTCGTTTTACTTAACCAAACTAAAACCAGTGCCAAGGATAAAACCTTAATCGCCACTATCGACAAATCCATTGAAGCCATTGAATCCCGGCAAGAGTTATATGGCGTGGCGGAGAACCTGTTCTTCGGTTTGAGCCTTGGTTCGGTATTGCTGCTAGCAGCGATTGGTTTAGCCATTACTTTCGGTGTAATGGGTGTAATCAACATGGCTCATGGCGAAATGATGATGCTTGGCGCCTATACCACCTTCGGCATTCAGTGGTTGTTTCCAAACCTCATCGATTACTCCTTATTCATCGCCATTCCAGCTGCCTTTTTGGTATCGGGTTTGGTGGGCATTCTGATCGAGCGCACGGTGATTCGTCACCTGTACGGTCGTCCATTGGAAACCCTGTTAGCCACCTTCGGTATTAGTTTAATTCTGCAACAAGCCATTCGTACCTTGGTGTCTCCACTCAACCAAAGTGTTGAAAACCCAAGTTGGATGAGTGGCTCGCTGGAAATCACTGAATCCTTCGCGCTGACCTACAACCGCCTCTACATCATCATCTTCAGTGTGATCATCTTCTTTGCTCTGATGATGCTATTGAAGAAGAGCTTATTCGGTCTGCAAATGCGCGCAGTAACTCAAAACCGCGCGATGGCGAACTCCATGGGTATCCGTTCGAGCTGGGTTGATGCATTAACCTTCGGTTTAGGTTCGGGCGTAGCCGGTATCGCCGGTGTGGCGCTGTCTCAAATCACCAACGTAGGGCCAAACCTGGGTCAGAACTACATCATTGATTCCTTCATGGTCGTGGTGTTCGGTGGTGTGGGTAACCTGTGGGGCACCTTGGTTGCGGCCATGGGCTTGGGCGTGGTCAACAAACTGATCGAGCCTTGGGCCGGAGCCGTGATCGCTAAGATCATCGTATTGGTATTCATCATTCTATTCATTCAGCGTCGCCCGCGTGGTCTGTTCGCGCTGAAAGGCCGAGCAGTGGAGGGTTAA
- the urtC gene encoding urea ABC transporter permease subunit UrtC, whose amino-acid sequence MLSILGAALVIITFLNQAVPEGNPLHMSTYTVTLFGKYLCYALLALAVDLIWGYCGILSLGHGAFFALGGYAMGMYLMRQIGDRGVYGNAELPDFMVFLNWQELPWYWQGFDMFWFAMLWVLLAPGILAFVFGWLAFRSRVTGVYLSIITQALTYALMLAFFQNDMGFGGNNGLTDFKDILGFDLQSDQTRIGLFLCSGIALALGYILCRWIVSSRLGRVLVAVRDTESRTRFLGYRVEHYKLVVFVLSAMLAGIAGALYVPQVGIINPGEFSPINSIELVIWVAMGGRGTLYGAIIGAILVNYAKTWFTGVLPDAWLFMLGALFVVTTLYLPKGIAGLYTQIKQRQAEKKAMSGSGSASEQDTTSKPATQTTELVEEV is encoded by the coding sequence ATGCTCTCCATTCTGGGCGCCGCCTTAGTCATCATTACCTTCTTAAACCAAGCAGTACCGGAGGGTAACCCGCTGCACATGAGCACCTACACGGTGACACTGTTTGGTAAGTACTTGTGTTATGCCCTGCTCGCTTTAGCCGTGGATTTGATCTGGGGCTATTGCGGAATTCTGTCACTCGGCCACGGTGCCTTCTTCGCACTGGGCGGTTACGCCATGGGCATGTATTTAATGCGTCAGATTGGTGATCGCGGTGTGTATGGTAATGCCGAACTGCCGGACTTCATGGTGTTTCTGAATTGGCAGGAACTGCCTTGGTACTGGCAAGGCTTCGATATGTTCTGGTTCGCCATGTTGTGGGTATTGCTGGCACCCGGGATTCTCGCCTTTGTGTTCGGTTGGCTGGCCTTCCGCTCTCGTGTAACGGGCGTATATCTGTCGATCATCACCCAAGCCTTAACCTATGCCTTAATGCTGGCCTTCTTCCAGAACGACATGGGCTTTGGTGGCAACAACGGCTTGACCGACTTTAAAGACATCCTTGGCTTTGATCTGCAATCCGACCAGACCCGTATTGGCCTCTTCCTCTGCTCCGGCATCGCCTTGGCTTTGGGTTATATCCTGTGTCGTTGGATCGTTTCGTCTCGCTTGGGTCGTGTATTAGTGGCGGTGCGTGACACCGAAAGTCGAACGCGCTTCCTGGGCTATCGTGTTGAACATTACAAACTGGTGGTATTCGTATTATCCGCCATGTTGGCCGGTATCGCTGGAGCCTTGTATGTACCACAAGTGGGCATTATCAATCCGGGCGAATTCTCTCCGATCAACTCCATTGAATTGGTGATCTGGGTGGCGATGGGCGGTCGAGGCACGCTGTACGGTGCAATCATCGGAGCCATCTTAGTGAACTACGCCAAGACCTGGTTTACCGGTGTATTACCGGATGCCTGGTTGTTCATGCTCGGCGCATTGTTCGTGGTAACGACGCTGTATCTTCCGAAAGGCATCGCCGGTTTGTATACACAGATCAAGCAACGTCAGGCGGAGAAAAAAGCAATGTCCGGCAGTGGTTCAGCATCCGAACAGGACACCACCAGCAAGCCTGCAACACAAACCACCGAATTAGTTGAGGAGGTGTAA
- the urtD gene encoding urea ABC transporter ATP-binding protein UrtD yields MVDKHIPNDTILYLNGVSVSFDGFKAINGLSIVLKEGELRAIIGPNGAGKSTMMDIITGKTRPDVGDVYFKQEIDLTKHDEADIANLGIGRKFQKPSVIETLSVWENLELALAGNRTPWQSLVFKLTNKDKDRLDEMANYINLGDQKNTLAGDISHGQKQWLEIGMLLLQEPEVLLVDEPAAGMTDEETFKTADLLRDVAKSRSVIVVEHDMEFVKALDCKVTVLHEGSVLSEGPLDVVQQDEQVIEVYLGR; encoded by the coding sequence ATGGTCGATAAACATATTCCTAACGACACCATCCTCTATCTTAACGGAGTGAGTGTCAGCTTCGATGGATTTAAAGCCATCAATGGTTTGTCCATCGTGCTGAAAGAAGGTGAATTACGCGCCATCATCGGCCCCAACGGGGCGGGCAAAAGTACCATGATGGACATCATCACCGGCAAAACCCGCCCGGACGTGGGCGACGTGTATTTCAAACAAGAAATTGACCTGACCAAGCACGACGAAGCTGACATCGCCAATTTAGGCATTGGTCGTAAATTCCAAAAGCCGTCGGTGATTGAAACGCTCAGCGTTTGGGAAAACCTCGAACTGGCTTTGGCAGGTAACCGCACCCCTTGGCAAAGCCTGGTCTTCAAATTAACCAACAAAGACAAAGATCGCTTAGATGAGATGGCCAACTACATCAATCTCGGCGATCAAAAGAATACCCTGGCGGGGGACATCTCCCACGGGCAAAAGCAGTGGTTAGAAATCGGAATGCTATTACTGCAAGAGCCCGAAGTACTCTTGGTGGATGAACCCGCTGCGGGTATGACCGACGAAGAAACCTTCAAAACCGCAGACCTGTTACGGGATGTGGCGAAGAGCCGCTCGGTCATCGTGGTTGAGCATGACATGGAATTCGTGAAGGCACTGGACTGTAAAGTTACCGTGCTGCACGAAGGCTCCGTGCTATCGGAAGGGCCGCTTGATGTGGTTCAGCAGGATGAACAGGTTATTGAAGTATATTTAGGGAGATAA
- the urtE gene encoding urea ABC transporter ATP-binding subunit UrtE codes for MLTVDNIDIFYGASQALKKVSLTAETGKVTTVLGRNGVGKTTLLKSITGHLSPQSGDISWDGKQLNKLGATDRAHMGIASVPQGREIFPQLTILENLQTGFACLPRSERHIPDHIFELFPVLKDMLKRRGGDLSGGQQQQLAIARALITRPKLLVLDEPTEGIQPSIIKDIQRVIAMLRDQGEMAIVLVEQYLDFAKELADDYLVMDRGEVVLSGKGEDMNEEEVRSFMMV; via the coding sequence ATGCTCACAGTAGATAACATCGACATCTTTTACGGCGCCAGCCAGGCGCTTAAGAAAGTCTCCCTGACCGCTGAAACCGGTAAAGTCACCACGGTACTTGGCCGCAACGGTGTGGGCAAAACTACGCTGTTGAAATCCATCACCGGTCACTTATCACCTCAATCCGGCGATATCAGCTGGGATGGAAAACAACTCAACAAACTGGGCGCGACTGATCGTGCTCACATGGGCATTGCGTCGGTTCCACAAGGCCGAGAGATCTTCCCGCAACTGACCATTCTGGAAAACCTGCAAACCGGCTTTGCCTGCTTGCCGCGCTCAGAACGACACATTCCTGATCATATCTTTGAACTCTTCCCTGTGCTCAAAGACATGCTCAAACGCCGTGGCGGTGACCTCTCCGGCGGTCAGCAACAACAACTCGCCATCGCACGGGCATTGATCACCCGCCCTAAACTTTTAGTCTTGGACGAACCCACCGAAGGCATTCAACCCTCGATCATCAAGGACATTCAACGCGTGATCGCCATGCTGCGTGACCAAGGCGAAATGGCCATCGTATTGGTGGAACAGTACTTGGACTTCGCCAAAGAACTGGCCGATGATTATCTGGTGATGGACCGTGGTGAAGTGGTGTTGTCCGGCAAAGGCGAAGACATGAACGAAGAAGAAGTTCGCTCGTTTATGATGGTTTAG
- a CDS encoding XRE family transcriptional regulator, whose protein sequence is MSTPFSRRFQLVVEQICQGNKKQFAELTGKSASHIYRICRGASRPSMTYLQELYDEFKVDLNWLLTGEESSGQKAGTASSKDLVFAPMFDVEASAGAGALVQSEDIVEHFGFNKNWLSSHLRVSSDNLAFVTVNGDSMVPTLEDGDMILVDMSQQQVHREGIYLITTEDGLVTKRLKSDKNALQVISDNPDYPSWTIDPQNADQYRVAGKVIWNGRKV, encoded by the coding sequence ATGAGCACGCCTTTTTCTCGTCGTTTCCAGTTAGTTGTCGAACAAATCTGTCAGGGCAATAAAAAGCAGTTTGCCGAATTAACCGGTAAATCAGCGTCTCATATCTATCGTATTTGTCGCGGGGCGAGCCGTCCTTCGATGACCTATCTGCAAGAGCTGTATGACGAATTCAAAGTGGACTTGAATTGGTTGCTGACAGGGGAAGAAAGCAGCGGGCAAAAGGCAGGAACGGCGTCCAGTAAGGATTTGGTATTCGCGCCCATGTTTGATGTGGAAGCCAGTGCCGGAGCCGGGGCACTTGTTCAAAGTGAAGACATTGTTGAACACTTTGGCTTCAACAAAAACTGGTTGTCTTCGCATCTGAGAGTGTCTTCAGATAATCTGGCATTTGTCACCGTTAACGGCGATAGCATGGTGCCAACACTTGAAGATGGCGACATGATTCTGGTCGACATGTCTCAACAACAAGTACACCGAGAAGGTATTTATCTGATTACCACTGAAGATGGTCTAGTCACTAAGCGATTGAAGTCCGACAAAAACGCACTTCAGGTAATCAGTGATAATCCGGATTACCCGTCGTGGACGATTGACCCGCAGAACGCAGATCAGTACCGAGTGGCGGGTAAGGTGATCTGGAATGGAAGGAAGGTTTAG